The stretch of DNA TAGTGAAAACATAGTGAACATCTTAATTTTGTCAAGCACTTGGATGTTCACTATTTTTTATACGCTGGCATGGTGACCCGAataagaaacacttttaccatcatgtacactatcactgtcttgccagaggctcgcagatacgacagtttagatgttccTCTAAGCAGTAAATATCTCAAACccgtcctttagagtgcaggcactgtccttcctatctccaggactcaagtctggctaaccagtttcactgaatcccttcacaaaatattaccttacaCTCCAATAGCTCATCAAGTTCCAAAAACCATCTGTCTCCACttactcctaacacactcacacatgcctgctgtatgtccaagcccctttcacacaaaacctcctttaccccctccatcctttcctaggacgatcTTTAccatgccttccctccactacagatttatacatcctccaagtcattctattttgctccatcttctctaaatgactaaaccacatTAACAACCCTTTCTCAGACCTCTGGACAATCCTTTTCGCAACTCCACACATCCTAATTTTCACACACTGAATtctcttcataatatttacaccacacattgccctcaggcacgatatctccactgccttcagcctcctcctcGTTATCACtctactctcatatattcccatctttacctccatggataacgttctgtcTGAACAGATACCTCAATGAGCCAtccacctttttcccttcatcacctctatggtttacctcgtccttcataaacccatctgctgacaagttaactcccaaatatctgaacacattcactttttcccatctgatattcaatttttccttATCTAACTCGTTTGAtagcctcatcaccttactcttatctgtgtTCGCTTTCAGCTTCCATTACACACCCTCCTAAATTCGCTAAACTAGTCCACTAACCTTTATGACTTcacttcagaatcttccaaaagcacagtatcatcagcaaaaaataactgtgCTAATTCCCGTTTTGTATTAGATTCCGCATATTTTAATCCCAACCCTCTCCcctacaccctagcatttacttttttaaaaccccatttataaatatgttaaacaaccatggtgacatcacacattcgtgtctaaggcctacttttactggaaagtaatctcaGTAAATGTCTTGATAATCACACAAGTGTCTTTCTTACATAATAGTGATATAAATCTTTTTTTTATGGTAGTGTGCGAGAATTGTAGTCTTTAATGATTCACATGGAACTGATATTAAGTCTAATAAACTTAAGAGTACCTCAGAGGCTGCCTGAAGTTGGGGCTGTGGAAGATTGATGTACTTGTGGGGGTCGTTTTGATGGtggtcatcctggtggtgatggtcctgatggtggtgcttgtggtggtggtgatggtcctgATAGTGGTCTCCAGAAGGATCATACAAGAGTCCCGTTCGATACTTGTCGCTCAGACTACGACCTGGCATGCTGTTTGGTGACCTATGGCCATCCCTTTTGTCTACTGATTCGTCATCACAGTTGCCATAATTACACTGATCAATGGGCGAGTCGTCCCTGGGATACTGGTTGCCACATGAGTGTCTGCAGTTGTCGTGAGAATCCCAGGGGTTCCTGGAATCACGACACTTCTTTTTGTAGGAGCTGTAGGATCTCTCACAAGTTGTGTTCAACTGGCCATGCTTCACCTTTTGTGGCGTCGCATCGAGCGGCGATGCCTCCTCGTCGGAAGACGCCCCGTGGAATTCCGTAAAGTTGGCTAGTGGATCCACACCAGGTTCATTCTTCAGCCGAGGGTCGAATAATAaactgatttttatttttttcctcttTTCTTTTTGTTTAGTGGCTGTTTTGCTGACCTGTTCCTTCTTCAGGTTGTTCTTTTTGTTCTCTAATTTGCTGTTCTTATTCTTCAAAGTGAGATGGTCTGTATGTTCAGGTGTTTCCTCAGGGAAGGTATTGTTCTTGTCTTGATTCTGTGACTTTGAGAGACTGGTCTTGTCAGGTTCATCATCTTGGTGACCCATGACAGGTTTGCGAGGTATGTACTGCTCAGTAACGGATTTGCTGGGGGTGTGTTGATGCTCTGTTATGGTCTCTGTATGCCGAAGCCTTTGGCTGGAGATCACTGAAGTGGTAGTCGACCGTTCCTTGTTGGAGACCACAGGAGATTTCTTGTTTGTAACCTCCATGACGGGACTAAGAGAATCCACCTCGTTGAGTGTCCGAGGCGTCATCTCTTCAGCTTGGCAGGGCATAGTGGTGTTCTTTTGGAGTTGTGGTCCTCTCCATCGAGTCAGTTCTGTAATCTCTTCCTCTTGCAGATTCTCACACTGCGTCATCTGGTCCTTGATCTGGGCCAGTGGGTTAATCATACTTCCCCAGCACTCTTCCCTGGAGTTGGAAGTGTCAGAAGGAAGTGGTACTGTATCCTGGCTTTGTTGGTTGGAACTGGAAATTCCTGGCGCTGGAGGAGAATGATTGATTTTTCCTAAATCGTGGTTAACCTGACGTACGAGAGTGGTGGAGGTCAAGTTATTGTAGCTAACTTTGTGACCTCGCTTCTGCTCCTGGTTCTGGAATTGGTTCTGCGTTTTTGACTGACGGTTACTgggttgctgctgcttctgttgccttAATGTTTGCTTTTGAATGGTCATTTTGTTGtgggtggagtgtagtgtgggcatTATCGCAGGGTTCTTGCGGTCACATAGTTGTGTTTGGGTTTGAGCTATGGGCAGCACTTCTGTCTGCACAGATACTGTTGACATCTTAATATCATTGCCAGAGTGTTCTTTGCACTCCTCCCGTTTGTCGTGGATCAGACGCCTCACATTGTCCTCTGGAGTCTGGTAGGTCTCACAGGTGTCGCAGTTGTTGTCGTCCTGATACTGGTTTCTTCGAGGCTGGTTAAGGAGAGGGTCGTCGTAGGGGTGGTAGTAAGAGGAAAAATGATTTTCATGGTCGTCTTCAGTAATGATGATCTTGGCAGAGTACTCTCTTCCCTGGTGCAAGCTGTCACAGTTTTTATCTGTTTTACTCCAGCAGCTTGCATGGGGTGGGTGTCCTTTTTTCTTGTTGACCTGAGCATAGATAGGAGCTTCATGGGTCGGGGTATGGTGACCGGTAATTCGGGACGGGGAGAGCCTCCTCACTGCCTGCACGGACGCCAGGGGTGTTTTGCCTGTATAGCTAAAGGGTTGGTTATtattgtggttgtggtagcgACTGGGCTCAAGTATTCCCCGCTGGCCTGGATTCATTTTCTTCACTTCTGTTAAAGGCTGACGATGCATTTCCTCAGAATTCTGGTTGAATTTCTTAATAATTTTTCTCACGCGGAATTTGCTCGGTGTCTGCTGGTCATGAGTCTCGCTTGTTTCAGAGACTGCCACTGACTGGAGGTGCTCCACGGACTTGAACCCTTGCAGATGGCTACCGATGCCATGTCTGCTTCCGTTAGCAAGATTATCTGCTGACATGTAGGCCGTAACTGGCGCTTTCCTACTCAAGTTGGTGTTGCTCTCATCACGGAGAGAATTATTCTCCCGTTGGCCAGAACCTTTCCTGTTAGAGTGAGGGGTGCCAAGGTCGGGCAACAAGTGACGAGGGGTCAAATGAAGGGCACGGCGAGACAGGTGTGGGAACTCTTCTACTTTATTGTCAGGTAAATGGTCAGCAGATCTGTGCCGTTGGGCTAGCAAGCCGCTGTTAGGAAATGGGTGATGGGCATGAATTCCATTCGAGTTCCTTTTAATCTTCCTGTTAATGGGATTAACAGTACGGGAGTCAGGTGGATCCCGTGGCTGTCCACGATTCTCCCCATGTACCAGTTTGGTTTTCTTATTGTTCTTGACACTGTTGAAGAGGACGTTGTTGAATGTGTTGTCGTTCAGTTTGTTTGCAGTGCTGTTCTTGTTCATGGGAAGGCGGCCAAAGGAGCTAGTTTTAACGCCAGAGTTGACGTGGTTGAGCAGTTTGACCAGATGCTTGGCTTGCTGCTCTAGCTCTTGTGAAGAGACGGGCTTGTGGAGCACCTGTGAGCAATTGTCCCATTCGTCACGTTGAGGGCTCAAGCGAACTGAAACCTGGGATTTTTGTACACCCCGCGGAATGTGTTTCACCCCAATGTCCTTACTGAAGGACACCCGCTTGTCTGAGCACTCAGACCTCCGGGACTCTGTACAGGACACCTGCAACTGGTGACAGTTTTCCTGCGATGGGCACGTCACCTGGGGCAGATCGCGGATCACCTGAATATGGTTCGAGTTCACCTGTGGCTGGTTCCTGACTTCAAGTGGAGCGCCACTGATCACTGTGCGCATAGTTTAAGGAAGATTCACATAAGATTCAAACCTGCCATCACGTTCCCTCCATACAGCAGTATACTGGAGTCTCTAGGAACTGAGTCCTGCGCATCTGCTTGTGTTGTCGTTTCTCAAACCTGTAGAACAAAAACAGAATTAAAACACTTCTCCATGACGTTAGGGCATGGTGcacgcgtgtatgtgtgtgtgtactcgcctatttgtggttgcaggggtcgattcacagctcctggccccacttcttcgctagttgctactaggtacactgtttccctgctccatgagctttgtcgtatctctacgtgcatgtgtgtatacacacctatatgtggttgcaagggtcaagatacagctcctggccctgcgtcttcgctggttgctactatgtgtgtgtgtgtgtgtgtgtgtgtgtgtgtgtgtgtgtgtgtgtgtgtgtgtgtgtgtgtgtgtgtgtgtgtgtgtgtgtgtgtgtgtgtgtgtgtgtgtgtgtgtgtgtgtgtgtgtgtgtgtcatttgtATATCcatgtgtgcgtgcatgcgttTGTGTTACCAATAAGAAAAATCATGACCGTGAATACCAGTCCAAATTTTGTTACATATATATTACTGATACATATATGGCAGAATATGATACAATGAAGACAATCTGGTAACATCACACACACCTGTGGAATGCTGTGTAAGATAGCTACCAAACCTCTTAATAGTCGCATGCAGTGTATAAACATTATCCTTTATCTCTGAAATAACGAGGATAATCATTGTGAGTCATAGTGAATATAAGTGCAACATTAGCAATCATTAATAATGATAGTGTAAAAATGATCTATAATGAAAAGTATTTATAATTTGAAGACTCACGCTTGTTGATGTTCTTTTGTTCAGCTTGTTCCAATGTTTTCTCTAGACATTTTACTTAGATTAAAGTAAGTGCATTATATCATTATTCTGTGTCTGTTTAATATTATAGAGTTTATTGTAATAAATTACGCTAGTATTAATAAAACACTATAAATTGGTTTAAGTCAGTGTTGAGAGTTTAATGAGTTTGTTATGAAGAGTGTTGTGTAGAGTTTAAAATTAAGGGAAgatggaggagccagagatgtacctctgtaatctgtaaatacctttgtaacttgccatgattgtgaccacatCTACCTGGAGGTCATAACCTTTGTAaatagttcagctatcataactttggggtcaactccctggacccattatgtacctctaatcttctgactaccaccacaggatgggtatggggtgactaccaccacaggatgggtatggtgtgactactaccacaggatgggtatggggtggctaccaccacaggatgggtatggggtgactaccaccacaggatgggtatggggtgactaccaccacaggatgggtatggggtgactaccaccacaggatgggtatggggtgactaccaccacaggatgggtatagggtgactaccacccacaggatgggtatggggtgactaccaccacaggatgggtatggggtgactaccaccacaggatgggtatgaggtggct from Cherax quadricarinatus isolate ZL_2023a chromosome 94, ASM3850222v1, whole genome shotgun sequence encodes:
- the LOC128700842 gene encoding uncharacterized protein, translated to MRTVISGAPLEVRNQPQVNSNHIQVIRDLPQVTCPSQENCHQLQVSCTESRRSECSDKRVSFSKDIGVKHIPRGVQKSQVSVRLSPQRDEWDNCSQVLHKPVSSQELEQQAKHLVKLLNHVNSGVKTSSFGRLPMNKNSTANKLNDNTFNNVLFNSVKNNKKTKLVHGENRGQPRDPPDSRTVNPINRKIKRNSNGIHAHHPFPNSGLLAQRHRSADHLPDNKVEEFPHLSRRALHLTPRHLLPDLGTPHSNRKGSGQRENNSLRDESNTNLSRKAPVTAYMSADNLANGSRHGIGSHLQGFKSVEHLQSVAVSETSETHDQQTPSKFRVRKIIKKFNQNSEEMHRQPLTEVKKMNPGQRGILEPSRYHNHNNNQPFSYTGKTPLASVQAVRRLSPSRITGHHTPTHEAPIYAQVNKKKGHPPHASCWSKTDKNCDSLHQGREYSAKIIITEDDHENHFSSYYHPYDDPLLNQPRRNQYQDDNNCDTCETYQTPEDNVRRLIHDKREECKEHSGNDIKMSTVSVQTEVLPIAQTQTQLCDRKNPAIMPTLHSTHNKMTIQKQTLRQQKQQQPSNRQSKTQNQFQNQEQKRGHKVSYNNLTSTTLVRQVNHDLGKINHSPPAPGISSSNQQSQDTVPLPSDTSNSREECWGSMINPLAQIKDQMTQCENLQEEEITELTRWRGPQLQKNTTMPCQAEEMTPRTLNEVDSLSPVMEVTNKKSPVVSNKERSTTTSVISSQRLRHTETITEHQHTPSKSVTEQYIPRKPVMGHQDDEPDKTSLSKSQNQDKNNTFPEETPEHTDHLTLKNKNSKLENKKNNLKKEQVSKTATKQKEKRKKIKISLLFDPRLKNEPGVDPLANFTEFHGASSDEEASPLDATPQKVKHGQLNTTCERSYSSYKKKCRDSRNPWDSHDNCRHSCGNQYPRDDSPIDQCNYGNCDDESVDKRDGHRSPNSMPGRSLSDKYRTGLLYDPSGDHYQDHHHHHKHHHQDHHHQDDHHQNDPHKYINLPQPQLQAASEDNEKKLKNVKQRKKSMPFLISDGEKFSNTKCMISTTKSSTNTNTSNVNTNKDKCRNQSPLRKLVKGQTSPQLTPASQLTPASQLTPASQLTPASQLTPASQLTPASQLTPASQLTPASQVTPASQVTSDMAKRKGQSTKFTRERQRQREQQQKLLQEQKKQKQKGKEMGLEPPWHISTVSREEVQERRGSAGDVVREEQGSSTVQQPTRKCSAESSASSGGTSPSAQVAQTASLKHRYFGDTDTESNHCRTSVVDYHSLPNRSSRSAIKCVGRDRRSASSPRSVSPLVVGISGGSLQNSENEVDGQGGSQSSRTSKASKVSTGTNRSVYLHATTIADIPVSRATGEQSSSRQAKKVSRSFSLLAPWKLRHYREKVDGDNRELKISRSPDNNTSKGSLPPRPPRKLVHDQNVKKVSRSQSVYKDSRLSTWLRRHKNKEAKGI